In Felis catus isolate Fca126 chromosome C2, F.catus_Fca126_mat1.0, whole genome shotgun sequence, a single window of DNA contains:
- the LOC101098082 gene encoding uncharacterized protein LOC101098082 isoform X3, translating into MKSRACLRYPGYVQYFCLPPPTSKSTHPSPAAGLPFLIPLYIWNSQPAPPTLRLESPAQKHHFCHHCPSPQVFLIPSFALLLWTPPHTSLLIPNSGASQSHRFMFMLVRPDDSPPSILPISLEPLLMTIRDECYLLGKEICIWGLQLSNPEIARLASLLELKGRATCPFTTLELIDCRMDLWSLQRLGRALPCSYLHSLVLDYCRFGNGEIESIFSGLENNQRLQVLSLRYCGLGPQSGQRLGSIICQSSICELHLDGNYLQCSGALALLRPIAEYAEMQGEDQPDTRNSPQQLQAKQRASSTSNRITKPSGAETGKTASGKERRKKGIKKIKDSAGPWLVKLYLADNGIDGKGKEGENGLLEFTQILTCLIKYSAHLREIDLGNNVLGEMAATDILEALRARKTGSSQRTHLSKMRINHKDEESRIQKSGEPI; encoded by the exons ATGAAGTCCAGAGCCTGCCTCCGGTACCCAGGCTATGTTCAGTacttctgccttcctcctcctacCTCCAAATCTACTCATCCCAGTCCTGCAGCAGGCCTGCCTTTTCTCATACCACTTTACATCTGGAATAGCcaacctgcccctcccactctacGTCTGGAAAGCCCAGCTCAAAAGCACCATTTTTGTCAtcattgcccctctccccaggtcTTTCTAATTCCTTCCTTCGCATTGCTTCTCTGGActcccccacacacctccctgCTCATCCCAAATTCAGGAGCTTCTCAGAGCCATCGTTTTATG TTTATGCTTGTAAGACCTGATGACTCCCCACCAAGCATCCTGCCAATTTCCTTAGAACCTTTGCTCATGACAATTCGAGATGAGTGTTACCTGCTGGGGAAAGAGATCTGTATCTGGGGCCTTCAGCTGAGTAACCCAGAGATTGCCAGACTG GCTTCACTTCTGGAATTGAAGGGGCGCGCCACCTGCCCATTTACCACCCTGGAACTCATTGACTGCAGGATGGATCTGTGGTCTCTGCAGAGACTGGGCAGGGCTCTGCCATGCAGCTATTTGCATTCTCTTGTCCTGGATTACTGCAG ATTTGGAAATGGAGAAATTGAGAGTATTTTCTCAGGCCTGGAGAACAACCAAAGGCTTCAAGTCCTCAGTCTGCGCTACTGTGGTCTGGGGCCACAAAGCGGTCAGCGGCTGGGCTCCATCATATGCCAGAGCTCCATTTG TGAGCTGCACCTTGATGGCAATTACTTACAGTGTTCTGGAGCCCTGGCTCTCCTCAGACCCATAGCAGAGTACGCAGAGATGCAGGGGGAAGACCAGCCAGACACCAGGAACTCCCCTCAGCAGCTGCAGG CCAAACAGAGGGCAAGTTCAACTTCGAACCGGATTACAAAGCCATCTGGTGCTGAAACAGGGAAAACTGCttcagggaaggagaggagaaaaaaag gaatcaaaaaaattaaagattcgGCTGGTCCTTGGTTAGTGAAATTGTATTTGGCAGATAATGGCatagatggaaaaggaaaagaaggagaaaatggctTGTTGGAATTCACGCAAATTTTAACATG CCTGATCAAATACTCTGCTCACTTAAGGGAAATTGACCTTGGAAACAATGTCCTGGGAGAAATGGCTGCTACTGACATACTTGAAGCATTAAGAGCCAGAAAGACAG
- the LOC101098082 gene encoding uncharacterized protein LOC101098082 isoform X2, whose protein sequence is MKSRACLRYPGYVQYFCLPPPTSKSTHPSPAAGLPFLIPLYIWNSQPAPPTLRLESPAQKHHFCHHCPSPQVFLIPSFALLLWTPPHTSLLIPNSGASQSHRFMFMLVRPDDSPPSILPISLEPLLMTIRDECYLLGKEICIWGLQLSNPEIARLASLLELKGRATCPFTTLELIDCRMDLWSLQRLGRALPCSYLHSLVLDYCRFGNGEIESIFSGLENNQRLQVLSLRYCGLGPQSGQRLGSIICQSSICELHLDGNYLQCSGALALLRPIAEYAEMQGEDQPDTRNSPQQLQAKQRASSTSNRITKPSGAETGKTASGKERRKKGIKKIKDSAGPWLVKLYLADNGIDGKGKEGENGLLEFTQILTCLIKYSAHLREIDLGNNVLGEMAATDILEALRARKTGKCPVLKITVTPQISSETFRSIWKNSKKSSITCKKKKKAKN, encoded by the exons ATGAAGTCCAGAGCCTGCCTCCGGTACCCAGGCTATGTTCAGTacttctgccttcctcctcctacCTCCAAATCTACTCATCCCAGTCCTGCAGCAGGCCTGCCTTTTCTCATACCACTTTACATCTGGAATAGCcaacctgcccctcccactctacGTCTGGAAAGCCCAGCTCAAAAGCACCATTTTTGTCAtcattgcccctctccccaggtcTTTCTAATTCCTTCCTTCGCATTGCTTCTCTGGActcccccacacacctccctgCTCATCCCAAATTCAGGAGCTTCTCAGAGCCATCGTTTTATG TTTATGCTTGTAAGACCTGATGACTCCCCACCAAGCATCCTGCCAATTTCCTTAGAACCTTTGCTCATGACAATTCGAGATGAGTGTTACCTGCTGGGGAAAGAGATCTGTATCTGGGGCCTTCAGCTGAGTAACCCAGAGATTGCCAGACTG GCTTCACTTCTGGAATTGAAGGGGCGCGCCACCTGCCCATTTACCACCCTGGAACTCATTGACTGCAGGATGGATCTGTGGTCTCTGCAGAGACTGGGCAGGGCTCTGCCATGCAGCTATTTGCATTCTCTTGTCCTGGATTACTGCAG ATTTGGAAATGGAGAAATTGAGAGTATTTTCTCAGGCCTGGAGAACAACCAAAGGCTTCAAGTCCTCAGTCTGCGCTACTGTGGTCTGGGGCCACAAAGCGGTCAGCGGCTGGGCTCCATCATATGCCAGAGCTCCATTTG TGAGCTGCACCTTGATGGCAATTACTTACAGTGTTCTGGAGCCCTGGCTCTCCTCAGACCCATAGCAGAGTACGCAGAGATGCAGGGGGAAGACCAGCCAGACACCAGGAACTCCCCTCAGCAGCTGCAGG CCAAACAGAGGGCAAGTTCAACTTCGAACCGGATTACAAAGCCATCTGGTGCTGAAACAGGGAAAACTGCttcagggaaggagaggagaaaaaaag gaatcaaaaaaattaaagattcgGCTGGTCCTTGGTTAGTGAAATTGTATTTGGCAGATAATGGCatagatggaaaaggaaaagaaggagaaaatggctTGTTGGAATTCACGCAAATTTTAACATG CCTGATCAAATACTCTGCTCACTTAAGGGAAATTGACCTTGGAAACAATGTCCTGGGAGAAATGGCTGCTACTGACATACTTGAAGCATTAAGAGCCAGAAAGACAG